In Flavobacterium endoglycinae, one DNA window encodes the following:
- the porT gene encoding type IX secretion/gliding motility protein PorT/SprT — MKKIVIVVLLALTTKGYSQFAKNMFSKDPIINLENWQKQRVYFGYYLGFNSFDFKFDYKTPVTNDIQVKKTTGFNVGVVADLRLQEYINLRFEPGLYYTKRDLYYPGFDLEKDYLREVNSTYIHFPLLLKFSSLRTGNIRPYLVGGMSTTLNLSSNSKSQDDNFEGKFRVKQWTAAYEVGFGIDFFTEYFIFSPSVRGMFGIGDELIRDKPINGASPWTDNIDSMKSRAILINFTFH; from the coding sequence ATGAAAAAAATTGTAATTGTAGTTTTATTAGCCTTAACCACAAAGGGATACTCTCAGTTTGCTAAAAATATGTTTAGCAAAGATCCTATTATCAATCTCGAAAACTGGCAGAAACAACGTGTCTATTTTGGGTATTATTTAGGCTTTAACAGTTTCGACTTTAAGTTTGACTATAAAACTCCTGTTACAAATGATATTCAGGTAAAAAAAACAACTGGATTTAATGTTGGGGTTGTCGCTGACTTACGATTACAAGAATATATCAACCTGCGTTTCGAACCTGGTTTGTATTATACAAAACGTGATTTGTACTATCCAGGCTTTGATTTAGAAAAAGATTACTTAAGAGAAGTAAACAGCACCTATATTCACTTCCCTTTGCTGCTTAAATTTTCGTCGCTGCGTACAGGAAACATTCGTCCTTATTTAGTAGGCGGAATGTCTACCACTTTAAACTTATCCAGCAATTCAAAATCTCAAGATGACAACTTTGAAGGAAAATTTAGAGTCAAACAATGGACGGCCGCTTATGAAGTGGGTTTTGGAATTGATTTCTTTACAGAGTATTTTATTTTCTCTCCTTCAGTAAGAGGTATGTTTGGTATTGGCGATGAATTAATCCGCGACAAACCTATAAATGGTGCCAGTCCATGGACCGACAATATTGATTCGATGAAATCGAGAGCTATTTTAATAAATTTTACATTTCATTAA